The proteins below are encoded in one region of candidate division WOR-3 bacterium:
- a CDS encoding glycosyltransferase family 2 protein encodes MDHIGVVIPAYNAEKTLGGLISSLIESGFDRETIIVVDDGSKDKTASLAMYYNVDVIRNEKNMGKGASLDRGFKRAISKGIKKVFTIDADGQHRVSDIQKFLKKENEYELVIGMRLKNSPDMPFIRWVVNRTTSLVISLLSKKYIPDVQSGFRLIDLKIFDKIKLRTKNFQTESELIYKTIKNGYRVGYVPIKTLYNSERSYIMPILDTIRFINMAVRFLWG; translated from the coding sequence ATGGATCATATCGGCGTTGTCATACCTGCATATAATGCGGAAAAAACCTTAGGCGGTTTAATTAGCTCTTTAATTGAATCCGGATTTGATAGAGAAACGATAATCGTGGTTGATGATGGTTCAAAAGATAAAACTGCAAGTCTGGCTATGTATTACAATGTTGATGTTATAAGAAATGAAAAAAATATGGGAAAAGGTGCATCGTTGGATAGAGGATTTAAAAGGGCAATATCAAAAGGGATTAAAAAGGTATTTACAATTGATGCTGATGGACAGCACAGGGTTTCTGATATTCAAAAGTTTTTAAAAAAAGAGAATGAATATGAACTGGTTATAGGTATGAGACTCAAAAACTCGCCTGATATGCCTTTTATAAGATGGGTTGTAAATCGAACCACTTCATTGGTCATTTCTTTATTGAGCAAAAAATATATACCCGATGTCCAATCTGGATTCAGGCTCATTGATTTAAAAATTTTTGATAAGATTAAACTGAGAACAAAAAATTTTCAGACTGAATCTGAACTAATTTATAAAACGATAAAAAACGGCTATCGTGTTGGATACGTGCCAATAAAAACACTCTATAATAGCGAAAGGAGTTATATAATGCCTATTCTTGATACGATAAGATTTATAAATATGGCGGTGAGGTTCTTATGGGGTTAA
- a CDS encoding lamin tail domain-containing protein, which yields MLLIFILLGTSRIIITEVMSNVKGPENPYGDRNEFVEIYNRSSDTIDLSSYFISDFDANPDEICAWQNESILIKYPDVRINSTIIHPFSYAVILDREYITPDSINSQPYNIPSGTLILTTDDTSIGNELSTNDPIIVFSIADACTTSFGTPFIEDNFPKDPGDGISWERIDYASPDTITNWHPSISATGCTPGYKNSVTDAFDLGLDEDLISFIPAKVETGENLKISIGVINSGIRPSIDYSLLIFDDKNNDKILESSELLGNISGEPVGAFDTIFLYYEYIKPYQGEHNLGFKIEFADDKNLNNNIAFKKLLVLGKIGELCLTPAIFTPDGDGHNDNLQIDYRLPQPGGELTLSIYDSRGIKLYDLCRRKLIESDKGTFFWHGETVKGKAPTGMYIVYLEYHYQNKITKAKKATVLAR from the coding sequence ATGCTACTAATTTTTATACTACTGGGTACTTCTCGTATAATCATAACAGAAGTAATGTCTAATGTAAAAGGACCGGAAAATCCTTATGGGGACAGAAATGAATTTGTAGAAATTTACAATCGAAGTTCTGATACGATTGACCTGAGTAGTTATTTCATTTCTGATTTTGATGCAAATCCAGATGAAATCTGTGCCTGGCAAAATGAATCAATCTTAATTAAATATCCTGATGTCCGTATCAATTCCACAATTATTCATCCATTTTCATATGCTGTGATACTTGACCGCGAGTATATCACTCCTGATTCTATAAATAGCCAGCCATATAACATACCTTCTGGAACCCTGATACTAACAACGGATGATACATCAATCGGCAATGAACTATCAACGAATGACCCGATAATTGTCTTTTCAATTGCTGATGCCTGCACCACAAGTTTTGGGACGCCATTCATTGAAGACAATTTTCCTAAAGACCCTGGTGACGGCATTTCCTGGGAAAGAATTGATTATGCCTCACCCGACACGATTACAAACTGGCATCCCAGTATTAGTGCCACTGGGTGCACACCAGGTTATAAAAATAGTGTCACTGATGCGTTTGACCTTGGTTTAGATGAAGATTTGATCTCTTTTATACCAGCGAAAGTTGAAACAGGTGAAAATCTTAAAATAAGCATTGGAGTGATAAACTCAGGAATAAGACCATCAATTGATTATAGTCTATTAATTTTTGATGACAAAAATAATGACAAAATTCTTGAAAGTTCTGAATTGCTTGGTAATATCTCAGGTGAACCAGTCGGTGCATTTGATACAATTTTTCTTTACTATGAGTATATAAAGCCATATCAGGGCGAGCACAATCTTGGATTTAAAATAGAATTTGCGGATGACAAAAATTTAAATAATAATATAGCCTTTAAAAAATTGCTCGTGCTTGGCAAAATTGGCGAATTATGCCTTACTCCAGCAATATTCACGCCTGACGGTGATGGTCATAATGATAACCTTCAAATTGATTATAGACTACCGCAGCCGGGTGGTGAGTTAACCCTATCAATATATGACTCAAGGGGAATTAAGTTATACGATTTGTGCAGACGGAAACTTATTGAGTCAGATAAAGGAACATTTTTCTGGCATGGTGAGACAGTAAAAGGTAAGGCACCAACCGGAATGTACATTGTCTATCTTGAATACCATTATCAAAACAAAATAACAAAGGCAAAGAAGGCGACAGTGCTGGCGCGCTGA
- the surE gene encoding 5'/3'-nucleotidase SurE: MGLILLTNDDGYDAAGLQALYKELKNKKLEVFVSAPRFQQSGSSHSLTLRRPIRVEKLKNDFFIVDGTPTDCVLLAYHDLVRDKEIDMVVSGINHGPNMGSDVFYSGTVAAALQAGTLGIKKAIALSLSGETYSNFEGAVKYSINLIERLFDKNLNNFILNVNIPEKEIKGEKITRMGRRIYRDKVLRDAEQNGVMYSVIDGVLDYHVDTDTDFEAIDNNYVSITPLKLDLTDYEGMKNLREILKT; the protein is encoded by the coding sequence ATGGGGTTAATATTATTAACCAATGATGACGGCTACGACGCAGCGGGATTGCAGGCACTCTATAAAGAATTAAAGAATAAAAAGCTTGAAGTATTTGTCTCCGCACCGCGTTTTCAGCAGAGTGGTTCAAGCCATTCCTTAACCCTGCGCCGTCCGATAAGGGTCGAAAAATTAAAGAATGATTTTTTTATCGTGGATGGGACACCCACTGATTGTGTCTTACTTGCATATCATGACCTTGTGCGTGATAAAGAAATAGATATGGTGGTCTCTGGTATAAACCATGGACCCAACATGGGAAGTGATGTATTCTATTCCGGAACGGTTGCTGCTGCATTACAGGCGGGTACACTTGGAATAAAAAAGGCAATTGCCCTTTCACTTTCAGGTGAAACTTATAGTAACTTTGAAGGGGCGGTTAAGTATTCAATAAATTTAATAGAGCGGTTATTTGATAAAAATCTTAATAATTTTATTCTCAATGTAAACATTCCAGAAAAAGAGATCAAAGGCGAGAAAATTACAAGGATGGGTAGAAGAATATATAGAGACAAAGTTTTAAGAGATGCGGAACAAAACGGCGTAATGTACAGCGTAATTGACGGTGTCCTTGATTATCATGTAGACACCGATACTGATTTTGAGGCAATTGACAATAACTATGTCTCAATAACGCCATTAAAACTTGACCTTACAGATTATGAAGGTATGAAAAACTTGAGAGAAATATTAAAGACATAG